In the Pungitius pungitius chromosome 5, fPunPun2.1, whole genome shotgun sequence genome, one interval contains:
- the mef2cb gene encoding myocyte enhancer factor 2cb isoform X3, protein MGRKKIQITRIMDERNRQVTFTKRKFGLMKKAYELSVLCDCEIALIIFNSTNKLFQYASTDMDKVLLKYTEYNEPHESRTNSDIVETLRKKGLNGCDSPDPDADDSVGHSPESEDKYRKINEDIDLMISRQRLCALSKKENKGSESPELETALLLTPSTEEKYKQINEEFDHMIKTHKIPQAVPQSNYDMSVSIPVSNQNNLIYSHPSGSLGNHNLLPLAHHGLQRNSMSPGVTHRPPSAGGLMGADLTTGAGTSAGNGYGNHRNSPGLLVSPGGMNKNMQTKSPPPMNLGMNNRKPDLRVLIPPGAKNNMPSINQRINNSQSAQSLATPVVSVATPTLPGQGMGGYPSAISTSYGTEYSLNSADLSSLSGFNSGSSLHLGSMSGWQQQHLQNMQHSALGQLGDRTSSTGGYGGVPPPQNPSSRQDSGRSPVDSLSSCSSSHEGSDRDEHRNEFHSPLGLGRPAMDERESPSIKRVRMSEGWAT, encoded by the exons GTGACATTTACAAAGCGAAAGTTCGGGCTGATGAAGAAGGCGTATGAGCTGAGCGTGCTGTGTGATTGTGAGATTGCCCTGATCATCTTCAACAGCACCAACAAGCTGTTCCAGTATGCCAGCACAGACATGGACAAGGTCCTGCTTAAATACACAGAGTACAACGAGCCCCACGAGAGCAGGACCAACTCTGACATTGTGGAG ACATTGAGAAAGAAGGGCCTAAACGGCTGTGACAGCCCGGACCCCGACGCAGACGACTCGGTCGGTCACAGCCCTGAGTCCGAGGACAAGTACAGGAAAATAAACGAGGACATTGATCTGATGATCAGCAGACAGAGACTGTGT GCATTAAGCAAGAAGGAGAACAAAGGCAGCGAAAGCCCGGAGCTcgagactgctctcctcctcaccccaaGCACTGAGGAGAAATACAAACAGATTAACGAGGAGTTTGATCACATGATTAAAACTCATAAAATACCT CAGGCCGTGCCCCAATCGAACTATGACATGTCTGTGTCCATTCCCGTTAGCAACCAGAACAATCTCATTTACAGCCATCCCAGTGGTTCCCTAGGCAACCACAACCTGTTGCCATTGGCTCACCACGGCTTACAGAGAAACAGCATGTCTCCCGGAGTTACTCACAGACCCCCCAGTGCAG GTGGCCTCATGGGTGCTGACCTCACCACTGGCGCAGGCACCAGTGCTG GAAATGGATATGGAAACCATCGCAACTCACCAGGTCTGCTGGTGTCTCCAGGTGGCATGAACAAGAACATGCAGACTAAGTCTCCCCCGCCCATGAATTTAGGCATGAACAACCGCAAACCTGACCTACGTGTGCTCATCCCTCCCGGCGCGAAGAACAACATGCCCTCCATC AACCAGAGAATAAACAACTCTCAGTCTGCTCAGTCATTGGCCACTCCAGTGGTATCAGTAGCAACTCCCACACTGCCAGGACAGGGTATGGGCGGTTACCCGTCTGCCATCTCTACTTCTTATGGTACCG agTATTCCCTGAATAGCGCAGACCTGTCCTCCCTGTCTGGCTTCAACAGTGGCAGCTCCCTTCACCTCGGCTCAATGAGCGGGTGGCAACAGCAACACCTTCAGAACATGCAGCATTCAGCCCTCGGCCAGCTAGG AGATCGCACCAGCAGCACGGGGGGCTACGGTGGGGTGCCACCTCCCCAGAACCCCTCGTCCCGCCAGGACTCGGGACGCTCCCCTGTTGATAGCCTGAGCAGTTGTAGCAGCTCCCACGAGGGCAGCGACCGCGATGAGCACAGGAACGAGTTCCACTCGCCTCTGGGACTGGGCCGGCCCGCAATGGATGAGCGCGAGAGCCCCTCCATCAAACGGGTGCGCATGTCAGAAGGATGGGCGACATGA
- the mef2cb gene encoding myocyte enhancer factor 2cb isoform X2 → MGRKKIQITRIMDERNRQVTFTKRKFGLMKKAYELSVLCDCEIALIIFNSTNKLFQYASTDMDKVLLKYTEYNEPHESRTNSDIVETLRKKGLNGCDSPDPDADDSVGHSPESEDKYRKINEDIDLMISRQRLCALSKKENKGSESPELETALLLTPSTEEKYKQINEEFDHMIKTHKIPAVPQSNYDMSVSIPVSNQNNLIYSHPSGSLGNHNLLPLAHHGLQRNSMSPGVTHRPPSAGGLMGADLTTGAGTSAGNGYGNHRNSPGLLVSPGGMNKNMQTKSPPPMNLGMNNRKPDLRVLIPPGAKNNMPSINQRINNSQSAQSLATPVVSVATPTLPGQGMGGYPSAISTSYGTEYSLNSADLSSLSGFNSGSSLHLGSMSGWQQQHLQNMQHSALGQLGNCSSSHLCQGSNLSLPSAQSLHIKSEPVSPPRDRTSSTGGYGGVPPPQNPSSRQDSGRSPVDSLSSCSSSHEGSDRDEHRNEFHSPLGLGRPAMDERESPSIKRVRMSEGWAT, encoded by the exons GTGACATTTACAAAGCGAAAGTTCGGGCTGATGAAGAAGGCGTATGAGCTGAGCGTGCTGTGTGATTGTGAGATTGCCCTGATCATCTTCAACAGCACCAACAAGCTGTTCCAGTATGCCAGCACAGACATGGACAAGGTCCTGCTTAAATACACAGAGTACAACGAGCCCCACGAGAGCAGGACCAACTCTGACATTGTGGAG ACATTGAGAAAGAAGGGCCTAAACGGCTGTGACAGCCCGGACCCCGACGCAGACGACTCGGTCGGTCACAGCCCTGAGTCCGAGGACAAGTACAGGAAAATAAACGAGGACATTGATCTGATGATCAGCAGACAGAGACTGTGT GCATTAAGCAAGAAGGAGAACAAAGGCAGCGAAAGCCCGGAGCTcgagactgctctcctcctcaccccaaGCACTGAGGAGAAATACAAACAGATTAACGAGGAGTTTGATCACATGATTAAAACTCATAAAATACCT GCCGTGCCCCAATCGAACTATGACATGTCTGTGTCCATTCCCGTTAGCAACCAGAACAATCTCATTTACAGCCATCCCAGTGGTTCCCTAGGCAACCACAACCTGTTGCCATTGGCTCACCACGGCTTACAGAGAAACAGCATGTCTCCCGGAGTTACTCACAGACCCCCCAGTGCAG GTGGCCTCATGGGTGCTGACCTCACCACTGGCGCAGGCACCAGTGCTG GAAATGGATATGGAAACCATCGCAACTCACCAGGTCTGCTGGTGTCTCCAGGTGGCATGAACAAGAACATGCAGACTAAGTCTCCCCCGCCCATGAATTTAGGCATGAACAACCGCAAACCTGACCTACGTGTGCTCATCCCTCCCGGCGCGAAGAACAACATGCCCTCCATC AACCAGAGAATAAACAACTCTCAGTCTGCTCAGTCATTGGCCACTCCAGTGGTATCAGTAGCAACTCCCACACTGCCAGGACAGGGTATGGGCGGTTACCCGTCTGCCATCTCTACTTCTTATGGTACCG agTATTCCCTGAATAGCGCAGACCTGTCCTCCCTGTCTGGCTTCAACAGTGGCAGCTCCCTTCACCTCGGCTCAATGAGCGGGTGGCAACAGCAACACCTTCAGAACATGCAGCATTCAGCCCTCGGCCAGCTAGG AAATTGCTCTAGCTCTCACTTATGTCAGGGTTCAAATCTCTCCCTGCCCTCTGCTCAAAGCCTGCACATCAAGTCCGAACCTGTTTCTCCTCCTAGAGATCGCACCAGCAGCACGGGGGGCTACGGTGGGGTGCCACCTCCCCAGAACCCCTCGTCCCGCCAGGACTCGGGACGCTCCCCTGTTGATAGCCTGAGCAGTTGTAGCAGCTCCCACGAGGGCAGCGACCGCGATGAGCACAGGAACGAGTTCCACTCGCCTCTGGGACTGGGCCGGCCCGCAATGGATGAGCGCGAGAGCCCCTCCATCAAACGGGTGCGCATGTCAGAAGGATGGGCGACATGA
- the mef2cb gene encoding myocyte enhancer factor 2cb isoform X10, which produces MGRKKIQITRIMDERNRQVTFTKRKFGLMKKAYELSVLCDCEIALIIFNSTNKLFQYASTDMDKVLLKYTEYNEPHESRTNSDIVEALSKKENKGSESPELETALLLTPSTEEKYKQINEEFDHMIKTHKIPAVPQSNYDMSVSIPVSNQNNLIYSHPSGSLGNHNLLPLAHHGLQRNSMSPGVTHRPPSAGGLMGADLTTGAGTSAGNGYGNHRNSPGLLVSPGGMNKNMQTKSPPPMNLGMNNRKPDLRVLIPPGAKNNMPSINQRINNSQSAQSLATPVVSVATPTLPGQGMGGYPSAISTSYGTEYSLNSADLSSLSGFNSGSSLHLGSMSGWQQQHLQNMQHSALGQLGDRTSSTGGYGGVPPPQNPSSRQDSGRSPVDSLSSCSSSHEGSDRDEHRNEFHSPLGLGRPAMDERESPSIKRVRMSEGWAT; this is translated from the exons GTGACATTTACAAAGCGAAAGTTCGGGCTGATGAAGAAGGCGTATGAGCTGAGCGTGCTGTGTGATTGTGAGATTGCCCTGATCATCTTCAACAGCACCAACAAGCTGTTCCAGTATGCCAGCACAGACATGGACAAGGTCCTGCTTAAATACACAGAGTACAACGAGCCCCACGAGAGCAGGACCAACTCTGACATTGTGGAG GCATTAAGCAAGAAGGAGAACAAAGGCAGCGAAAGCCCGGAGCTcgagactgctctcctcctcaccccaaGCACTGAGGAGAAATACAAACAGATTAACGAGGAGTTTGATCACATGATTAAAACTCATAAAATACCT GCCGTGCCCCAATCGAACTATGACATGTCTGTGTCCATTCCCGTTAGCAACCAGAACAATCTCATTTACAGCCATCCCAGTGGTTCCCTAGGCAACCACAACCTGTTGCCATTGGCTCACCACGGCTTACAGAGAAACAGCATGTCTCCCGGAGTTACTCACAGACCCCCCAGTGCAG GTGGCCTCATGGGTGCTGACCTCACCACTGGCGCAGGCACCAGTGCTG GAAATGGATATGGAAACCATCGCAACTCACCAGGTCTGCTGGTGTCTCCAGGTGGCATGAACAAGAACATGCAGACTAAGTCTCCCCCGCCCATGAATTTAGGCATGAACAACCGCAAACCTGACCTACGTGTGCTCATCCCTCCCGGCGCGAAGAACAACATGCCCTCCATC AACCAGAGAATAAACAACTCTCAGTCTGCTCAGTCATTGGCCACTCCAGTGGTATCAGTAGCAACTCCCACACTGCCAGGACAGGGTATGGGCGGTTACCCGTCTGCCATCTCTACTTCTTATGGTACCG agTATTCCCTGAATAGCGCAGACCTGTCCTCCCTGTCTGGCTTCAACAGTGGCAGCTCCCTTCACCTCGGCTCAATGAGCGGGTGGCAACAGCAACACCTTCAGAACATGCAGCATTCAGCCCTCGGCCAGCTAGG AGATCGCACCAGCAGCACGGGGGGCTACGGTGGGGTGCCACCTCCCCAGAACCCCTCGTCCCGCCAGGACTCGGGACGCTCCCCTGTTGATAGCCTGAGCAGTTGTAGCAGCTCCCACGAGGGCAGCGACCGCGATGAGCACAGGAACGAGTTCCACTCGCCTCTGGGACTGGGCCGGCCCGCAATGGATGAGCGCGAGAGCCCCTCCATCAAACGGGTGCGCATGTCAGAAGGATGGGCGACATGA